In Pseudomonas sp. HR96, the DNA window CATGACGAAGTGGTGCGTCTGGCCCAGTTCGCCCAGGCCCGCGGCGCGACCCTGCTGGCGCTCACCGACTCGCCCGCCTCGCCCTTGAGCGCGCTGACCGACCTGGCACTGTACGCACCCCAGGCCCACGCGGTGCTGACCAATTCCAAAGTGGCGCTGCTGGGGGTGATAGAAGCCCTAGTCGCGGCCATCTGCCTGGCCAGCCAGGACTCGGAAAACCTCAGCATGCGCCTGGCCACCGATGCCTTGAATTATCTCCAGGAAGGCCCGCGCGAGCTGACTTGCCTGCCTGGTTTGGCCGACGAACCTGCGGTCGAACTCCAGCAGGCCGGACCGGGCCTGCGCTAGGCGCGGCGCCCGCTTGGACAGGCGCCGGCCTGTGCCGTTATGCTGCGTGCTGCATTGGCGATAATAATAACGGCCAGGACAATGAGCAGAACTTCGAAGATCACCGATCCTTCCTATGAGCTGATGGACGACCACGACGGCCTGTCGATCATCTATCGGCAACATGGCTTCCCCTGCCCGCTGGTGCGCTGGCACTTTCATAAGGAATACGAGCTGCACTTGATAGTCGCCAGTTCCGGCAAGGTGTTCGTCGGCGACTACATCGGCAACTTCAACCCGCGCAGCCTGTTTCTTACCGGCCCCAATCTGCCGCACAACTGGATCAGCCAGGTGGCCGACGACGAGGTGGTGGAAAAACGCGACATGCTGGTCAACTTCAGCGACGAACTGTTCGACGGTGGCCATCAGGTGTTCGCCGAGCTCAAGACCCTTGCGCCGCTGCTCGAGCGGGCCCGCCAAGGGGTGGAGTTTCGCTGCCAGCAGACCCTTGAGCAGGCCGAACACCTGATGCAGCGCATTGCCGAGAGCCGCGGCATCGGCCGGTTGGGACACTTCCTGATACTCATGGAATTGCTCGCCGGCTGCGAAGACTATCAACTGCTCAGCGACATCACCGCACCTCAACTGGCCGACGAGCACAATATCGACCGCACCAACCGGGCAGTCGATTACATTTTCAGCCATTACGGCCGCGAGCTGACCCTGGAAGAGGTGGCCGAACACCTGGGCATGAAGGCCACCTACTTTTCCCGGGTGTTCAAACAGTCCACCGGGCGCACCTTCGTCGAGTTCGTCAACCGCCTGCGTATCAGCAAGTCCTGCGAACTGCTGGCCGATGGCGACAAGCCGGTGACCGACGTGTGCTTCGAGTCGGGCTTCAACAACATCTCCAATTTCAACCGGCGCTTCCAGCAACTCAAAGGCATGACCCCGTCCCACTACCGGCGCCTCGCGGTGCAGCGCCTCACCGAGCAGAACCACCTGCCTGCCTGAGAATCATTGCAAGAGGCCGAAGGCGTCCACCAGCAGCTTGCCGTTGAGCACCAGGATCAGCCCGGCCACCGCCCAGGCGATGACGGTCAATGGCCGACCGGTGACGAACACGCCCATCAACTGGCGGTCGGACACGAAACGCACCAGCGGGATTACCGCGAACGGCAGCTGCATCGACAGGATCACCTGGCTGAACACCAGCAGGCGCGCCGTGCCGGATTCGCCGTACAAGGCCGTTACCAGCACCACCGGAATCACCGCCAGCCCGCGCGTCAGCAGGCGTCGTGCCCAGTCGGGAATGCGCAGTTGCAGGAAACCCTCCATGATGATCTGCCCGGCCAGGGTCGCGGTCACCGTCGAGTTGACCCCGGACGCGAGCAGCGCCACGGCGAACAGCACCGAGGCGATGCCGATCCCGAGCATCGGCGAGAGCAGTTGGTAGGCCTGTTCGATTTCCACCACATCGGTGCGCCCGGCACTGTGGAACACGGCTGCGGCAGTGATCAGGATGGCGGCGTTGACGAACAGCGCCAGCATCAATGCCACGGTGCTGTCGGTGACGGCCCAGCGCAGGCCCATGCGCCGCCCCGCCTCGCTGCGCTCGTAGGCGCGGGTCTGTACGATGGATGAATGCAGGTAAAGGTTATGGGGCATTACCGTGGCGCCAATGATGCCGATGGCGATGTACAGCGCAGCCGGGTTGGTCACCACTTCTGCCTGGGGTACGAAACCGGCCAGCACATCGGCCAGAACCGGTTGTGCCATGACCATCTGCGCAGCGAAGCAGGCGAAAATCACAGTCAGCAAGGCGATGACGAAAGCTTCCAGTGAGCGGAACCCGCGCTTCATCAACAGCAGGATGAGGAACACATCCAGCGCGCTGAGCACTGCCCCCCAGACCAGCGGTAGACCGAACAGCAGCTTGAGGGCAATGGCGGTGCCGATCACTTCAGCCAGGTCGCAGGCGACGATGGCCGCTTCGCAGGCCAGCCACAGCAGCACCCGCACTGGCGGCGAATAATGTGCCCGACAGGCCTGCGCCAGGTCCAGGCCAGTGGCAATGCCCAGGCGTGCAGCCAGAGCCTGCAGGAGAATGGCCATGAGGTTGGACAGCAGTATGACGGACAGCAGGGTATAACCGAACTGCGAGCCCCCGGCCAGGTCGGTGGCCCAATTGCCCGGGTCCATGTAGCCGACCGCGACCATGTAGCCGGGCCCTGCGAAGGCCAGCAGCCGGCGCAGCCAGCCGCCGCCTTGCGGCACCGCCACACTGGCGTTGAGCTCGCCCATGCTTGGCCGCTCACCGGTGCCAAAGCGGCCCAGCAGCGCCGGCTCGCCGTCGCTGGCGCGGAAGTTCAGAAGCTGTTTGTTCCTGGCCAAAGCAGTCTACCCCTTGCACAGCGTGAACCCGATGCATACTCGACTGCTCAGCCGCAGGAAAAATGCCCGGGGCATGACGGACGGCGGCGACACTCGTCGCTTGAGTCTAGCTGGCAAGCGAAATAACTATAATTGATTCTCATTTCTGATATCAACCGCCGAGCGATTCATGGATTTCTCCTATTCCCGCGCGTCAACCGCGCATCCCGGTCGGCGGCATTTGCCCCCGCCGCTGCCTTAGTGCTTAATGGCCGCATTTTTCAGCCTTGGTCTGTCATGAGCGCCTTAGTCATCGTCCGCTTCATCCATTTCGCTGCCTTGATGCTGGTATTCGGTGCAAGCATGTTCCGCGGGCTGATGCTCGACCACCCGGCGCAGCAATCGCGCATCCGCAACCTCCTCGACCCCCTGCTGTGCCTGCTCGCCGGCGTGGCGCTGGTCAGCGCGGCGCTGTGGCTGGTGCTGTTGGCGGCCGACATGCATGGGGTAGCGGTCACCGCGTTGGACTTTGCGGCGGTTAAGAAGGTGCTCGGTGAAACCTTCTTCGGCAAGGTCTGGAGCCTGCACCTGCTGCTGTGCGCCGCGTTGCTGCTGGTGTTGCGCATCCCGACTGCGCGCGGTGCGGTGATCGCCCGCCCGCTCAGCGCCCTGGCGCTGGCCACCCTGGCGCCGGTGGGGCACGCGGTGATGCTCGATGGCTTGGACGGCACCTTGCTGGTGATCAACCAGCTGGTGCATCTGTTCTGCGTCGGCGCCTGGATGGGCGCACTGATGCTGCTGACCTTCCTGCTGGCCAAGCCCAAGGGCCAGGACATGGGCGAGCTGTTGCTGCGCTTCAGCTCCATCGGCCTGGTACTGGTGATAGGCGTGCTGGTCACCGGCCTGATCAACGTGCGGGTGTTGACCGGTTCATTCTGGCCAGTACCAGGGCAGTCGCCGTTCGCCACGGTGCTGGCGGTCAAGGCGGCGATGGTGCTGTGCATGCTGGCCCTGGCTGCCTGGCACCGCCGGCGCCTGCATCGCCCTCCTGTCAGTCAGCAGCAGCTGCGCTGGACCGTGGGCATCGAGTGGGCGCTGGGCTTCGGCGCGCTGGCGGCGGTGTCGTTATTGGGGACACTGGCGCCGGTGCCGGTCAACTGAGTTGCGCGCCAGGCCGGCTAAGTCCACCTGGGCTCAGTCCACATGAATGTCCAAGCGCTTGAGCCGTGACGCCAGGGTCGTCGGCTTGACCCCCAGCAGCTGCGCGGCACCGTCCTTGCCAAACAACCGACCGCCGCTCAGCTGCAGGGCCTTGAGCATGTTGTCGCGCTCGAGTCGGCGCATCTGCTGCTCGGTCAGCAGCGCTGCCTGCAAGGGCGCTGCCGGCGCACGCTGTTCGTCCGGCAGGTCGAAGTTCAGGTCGCTGCCCTGGGCGGTGATCAGCGCGCGCTCCACCACGTTCTGCAACTCGCGAATGTTGCCCGGCCAGGTATAGCGCTGCAGCCGTTCGATGTCGCCGTTGCGCAGGCGCCGGCCCGGCATGTTCAGGCGCTGGCCGATCTGGCGCAGGAAATGCGCGGCCAGCGGAGCGATGTCCATGGGCCGCTCGCGCAGCGCCGGTGACTGGATGGGAAAGACGTTGAGGCGGAAATACAGGTCTTCGCGAAAGCGCCGTGCCGCCACCTCCTGGCGCAGGTCACGGTTGGTCGCGGCGACGATGCGCACGTCGACCTGGCGGGTGCGCTCCTCGCCCACGCGCTCGAACTGACCCTCCTGCAACACGCGCAACAGCTTGCCTTGCAGCTCCAGCGGGATCTCGCCGATTTCATCGAGAAACAGTGTGCCCCCGTCAGCCAGCTCGAAGCGACCGACCCGGTCACGGATCGCGCCGGTAAAGGCCCCGCGGATGTGGCCGAAGAATTCGCTCTCGAACAGCTCCGCCGGGATCGCCGCGCAATTGACCCGGATCAGCGGTTGGCTGCTGCGCCGGCTGGCCTGGTGGATCGCTCGGGCAATCAGCTCCTTGCCGGTGCCCGACTCGCCGTTGATCAACACGCTGGCGTCGGTGGGTGCGACCACGTCGATCTGCTTGACGATCTTCAGAATCGCTTCGCTTTGCCCGACGATCTCGCGAAAGTTGTGCTCGATGTGCATTTCTTCCTGCAGGTAGGCGTTTTGTTCTTCCAGGCGGCGTTTAAGCAGCTGCAACTCGTGCAAGGCGGTCTGCAGCTGGATTTCCGTGGTGCGCCGCTCGGTGATGTCGCGAAACACCACCACGGCGCCGGCGATGCGGCCATCGTCGATCACCGGGGTGCTGGTGAATTCCACCGGGAAGCTGCTGCCATCGCGGCGCCAGAAGGTTTCCTGGCGGCCCTCGTGGATCACGCCGTCGTGCACCGCCTTGTAGATGGGGCAGTCCTCCACCGGGTAGTGGCTGCCGTCGGCATGGCTGTGATGGTGGATGCGGTGGATGTTCTTGCCGATCATGTCGGCCGGCTGCCAGCCAAGCATACGTGCCCCGGCCGGGTTGACGAAGGTCGCCAGGCCTGCGCTGTCGATGCTGTATATCCCGTCGCCGACGGCGCTGAGTAGCAGCTGGTTGTCGCGCTCGCTTTCCTGGAACAGGCTGAGGATGTTGCGCCACTCCATCAGCCCGCCGCGCAGGGTCCGCTCGGTGTGCGCCTGGTCGCGCTGGTAGCGCTCGCTGCTTTGCTCGCGCAGCACCAGGATCATCTGCTGGCGACCCTTGATGCCCAGGGGCGTGGCCGATATCTCCAGTTGCAGCCGCTCGCCGCCCTTGCAGTTGCAGCTGAGCTCGTCGCTCCAGCGCCGGCCTTTTTCCATCACCGCCTGGGTGAACACGATGAGGTCGGCCAGTTGGTGGCCGAACAGGCGGCTGACGGCAATTTCCAGCAATTCCTGGCGTGGATAGCCGAGCAGCTTGCAGGCCGCCACGTTGAGGTCGCCGAAACGATCGGCATAGGGGTCGAGCAAGGCAATCGCCTCGCTGCAATGCTCGAACGCCATGTGGCGCGAGGAATACGCCAGGTCGGCCCAGCCGTTCATCAAGTCGGTATCGCCCATGGCTACGCAATCTCGTGAGTTGGCATTACGAATATTCGTATTTCTACGGGAAAGCGTAGCCCACGGACAGGCTCAGATAACTCCTGAAAAACCAGCTCAGAACGGGTTCCTCAAGCATTTCAGACAGTTGCGCCATGAAGCTGGCCGGACGTTATTTCTGGCACGCGGTTCGCTCTGACCTAGGCAAAGGGACAAGCCGCCAGCGGCTTCCCCGGCGCCATCCAACACCCCAGCCAACGGAGCACCCACTGATGCCTACAGTCGACATTGCCCACTATCAAGACGGCGATTTTCTGGTCAATTACGAAGAAAAGGTCTTCGAGGACGTCAAGGCCGAGCCCGGCGAAAAAGCCCTGCTGACCTTCCACACCATTGCCTTCGAGGGTTCCATCGGCCTGGTCAACCTGCTGCAGGCCAAGCGCCTGCTGCGCAAGGGTTTCGAGACCAAGGTGCTGCTGTACGGCCCGGGCGTGCAGCTGGGCGTGCAACGCGGCTTCCCGACCCTGGGCGCCGAGGCCTTTCCCGGTCACCTGGCAGTGAACAACCAACTCAAGGCGTTCATGGCCGAGGGCGGCGAGGTGTATGCCTGCCGCTTTGCCTTGCAGGCCCTGTACGGGCAGACGGAAAAGGCCTTGATCGAAGGCATCCGCCCGATCAACCCGCTGGACGTGATGGACCTGCGCCTGCTGATGCGGCGCGAGGGGGCGATGATCATCGATACCTGGACGGCTTGAGTCGCGGCTTGAGTTCCCGAGTGCCAGTCAACCTGCCGGCCCCAGCAAGCTCGGGCCGGCAGGGCGCAGGCTACCGCATCTTTTAGAGGATCCACTCGATGCCCACCATCCGCGCCGCCGCCGTGCAGTTCAGCCCCGTGTTGTACTCGCGCCAGGCCACCGTCGACAAGCTCGTGCGCACCTTGCTGGCGCTTGGCCGCGAGGGTGTGCAGTTCGCGGTCTTCCCCGAGACCGTGGTGCCGTACTACCCCTATTTCTCCTTTGTCCAGGCGCCGTACGCGATGGGCAAGGAACACCTGCAGCTGCTTGAAGAGTCGGTGCAGGTGCCGTCCGACATCACCCGTCAGCTGGCCGAAGCCTGCCGCGAGGCTGCAATCGTCGCCTGCATCGGCGTCAATGAGCGCGACGGCGGCACGCTGTACAACGCCCAGTTGCTGTTCGACGCCGACGGCACGCTGATCCAGCATCGACGCAAGATCACCCCCACCTACCACGAGCGCATGGTCTGGGGCCAGGGGGACGGCTCCGGGCTGTGCGCCACCGCCAGCCAGGTCGGGCGCATCGGCGCGCTGGCCTGCTGGGAGCATTA includes these proteins:
- a CDS encoding AraC family transcriptional regulator — protein: MSRTSKITDPSYELMDDHDGLSIIYRQHGFPCPLVRWHFHKEYELHLIVASSGKVFVGDYIGNFNPRSLFLTGPNLPHNWISQVADDEVVEKRDMLVNFSDELFDGGHQVFAELKTLAPLLERARQGVEFRCQQTLEQAEHLMQRIAESRGIGRLGHFLILMELLAGCEDYQLLSDITAPQLADEHNIDRTNRAVDYIFSHYGRELTLEEVAEHLGMKATYFSRVFKQSTGRTFVEFVNRLRISKSCELLADGDKPVTDVCFESGFNNISNFNRRFQQLKGMTPSHYRRLAVQRLTEQNHLPA
- a CDS encoding Nramp family divalent metal transporter encodes the protein MGELNASVAVPQGGGWLRRLLAFAGPGYMVAVGYMDPGNWATDLAGGSQFGYTLLSVILLSNLMAILLQALAARLGIATGLDLAQACRAHYSPPVRVLLWLACEAAIVACDLAEVIGTAIALKLLFGLPLVWGAVLSALDVFLILLLMKRGFRSLEAFVIALLTVIFACFAAQMVMAQPVLADVLAGFVPQAEVVTNPAALYIAIGIIGATVMPHNLYLHSSIVQTRAYERSEAGRRMGLRWAVTDSTVALMLALFVNAAILITAAAVFHSAGRTDVVEIEQAYQLLSPMLGIGIASVLFAVALLASGVNSTVTATLAGQIIMEGFLQLRIPDWARRLLTRGLAVIPVVLVTALYGESGTARLLVFSQVILSMQLPFAVIPLVRFVSDRQLMGVFVTGRPLTVIAWAVAGLILVLNGKLLVDAFGLLQ
- the copD gene encoding copper homeostasis membrane protein CopD, whose protein sequence is MSALVIVRFIHFAALMLVFGASMFRGLMLDHPAQQSRIRNLLDPLLCLLAGVALVSAALWLVLLAADMHGVAVTALDFAAVKKVLGETFFGKVWSLHLLLCAALLLVLRIPTARGAVIARPLSALALATLAPVGHAVMLDGLDGTLLVINQLVHLFCVGAWMGALMLLTFLLAKPKGQDMGELLLRFSSIGLVLVIGVLVTGLINVRVLTGSFWPVPGQSPFATVLAVKAAMVLCMLALAAWHRRRLHRPPVSQQQLRWTVGIEWALGFGALAAVSLLGTLAPVPVN
- a CDS encoding sigma 54-interacting transcriptional regulator, with the translated sequence MGDTDLMNGWADLAYSSRHMAFEHCSEAIALLDPYADRFGDLNVAACKLLGYPRQELLEIAVSRLFGHQLADLIVFTQAVMEKGRRWSDELSCNCKGGERLQLEISATPLGIKGRQQMILVLREQSSERYQRDQAHTERTLRGGLMEWRNILSLFQESERDNQLLLSAVGDGIYSIDSAGLATFVNPAGARMLGWQPADMIGKNIHRIHHHSHADGSHYPVEDCPIYKAVHDGVIHEGRQETFWRRDGSSFPVEFTSTPVIDDGRIAGAVVVFRDITERRTTEIQLQTALHELQLLKRRLEEQNAYLQEEMHIEHNFREIVGQSEAILKIVKQIDVVAPTDASVLINGESGTGKELIARAIHQASRRSSQPLIRVNCAAIPAELFESEFFGHIRGAFTGAIRDRVGRFELADGGTLFLDEIGEIPLELQGKLLRVLQEGQFERVGEERTRQVDVRIVAATNRDLRQEVAARRFREDLYFRLNVFPIQSPALRERPMDIAPLAAHFLRQIGQRLNMPGRRLRNGDIERLQRYTWPGNIRELQNVVERALITAQGSDLNFDLPDEQRAPAAPLQAALLTEQQMRRLERDNMLKALQLSGGRLFGKDGAAQLLGVKPTTLASRLKRLDIHVD
- a CDS encoding MSMEG_0572/Sll0783 family nitrogen starvation response protein, with product MPTVDIAHYQDGDFLVNYEEKVFEDVKAEPGEKALLTFHTIAFEGSIGLVNLLQAKRLLRKGFETKVLLYGPGVQLGVQRGFPTLGAEAFPGHLAVNNQLKAFMAEGGEVYACRFALQALYGQTEKALIEGIRPINPLDVMDLRLLMRREGAMIIDTWTA
- a CDS encoding Nit6803 family nitrilase, with the translated sequence MPTIRAAAVQFSPVLYSRQATVDKLVRTLLALGREGVQFAVFPETVVPYYPYFSFVQAPYAMGKEHLQLLEESVQVPSDITRQLAEACREAAIVACIGVNERDGGTLYNAQLLFDADGTLIQHRRKITPTYHERMVWGQGDGSGLCATASQVGRIGALACWEHYNPLARYALMADGEQIHAAMFPGSLVGQVFAEQIEVTIRHHALESGCFVVNATAWLDAGQQAQIMQDTGCRLEPISGGCFTAIVSPEGKLLGEPLREGEGWVIADLNFALIDKRKRMMDSVGHYSRPELLSLLIDRRPALHVHQRDEVHAHE